From Triticum aestivum cultivar Chinese Spring chromosome 4A, IWGSC CS RefSeq v2.1, whole genome shotgun sequence, a single genomic window includes:
- the LOC123087922 gene encoding coiled-coil domain-containing protein 97, producing MEPAAMDRIAARLSAVDDLYFPTAFLRTSPPPPARKSALLDLLSRDAPLFLERYGAALRPDELAPFDVLRNDYEVGWHLRRLRAAAAGEAPAPARVRNRRRAYLHRLVTQGDYFSEEAMREREPYLHHEYLGRFQDPFGRAMVRPGEKFSETLMRRAEEAVIVEKIRGEQIRRGVDPSEWVGGPVERPMMGQEEEEEEEEEEEEEEEEEDEENIGMEENTEAEVVAHDEASGCPNEPAGPPAGTFKPILSPEEMEDQLEQFTSVMQEKFLSGQDSEHMDYPQIDNDEMLDDHWSREANYDAEDKYFNED from the exons ATGGAGCCCGCGGCGATGGACCGCATCGCCGCCCGGCTCTccgccgtcgacgacctctacttCCCGACGGCCTTCCtccgcacctcgccgccgccgccggcgcgcaAGTCTGCGCTCCTCGACCTCCTCTCCCGCGACGCCCCGCTCTTCCTCGAGCGGTACGGCGCCGCGCTGCGCCCGGACGAGCTGGCCCCCTTCGACGTGCTCCGGAACGACTACGAGGTGGGCTGGCACCTCCGCCGccttcgcgccgccgccgccggggaggCCCCGGCCCCCGCGCGCGTGCGCAACCGGCGCCGCGCCTACCTCCACCGCCTGGTGACCCAGGGGGACTACTTCTCCGAGGAGGCGATGCGGGAGCGGGAGCCGTACCTGCACCACGAGTACCTCGGCAGGTTCCAGGACCCCTTCGGGCGCGCCATGGTGCGGCCCGGGGAGAAGTTCTCCGAGACGCTGATGCGGCGGGCCGAGGAGGCCGTCATCGTGGAGAAGATCCGCGGGGAGCAGATCAGGAGAGGGGTTGACCCCAGCGAGTGGGTCGGCGGTCCCGTTGAGCGGCCGATGATGgggcaagaggaagaggaggaggaggaggaagaggaagaagaggaagaagaagaagaggatgaagagaatatcGGCATGGAGGAGAACACCGAGGCTGAG GTGGTTGCACACGACGAGGCTAGTGGGTGCCCCAACGAGCCTGCAGGCCCCCCTGCAGGGACTTTCAAGCCAATATTATCCCCCGAGGAGATGGAAGATCAGCTGGAGCAGTTCACCTCGGTGATGCAGGAGAAGTTTCTGTCGGGCCAAGACTCGGAGCACATGGACTACCCCCAGATCGACAACGACGAGATGCTGGACGACCACTGGTCCAGAGAGGCCAACTACGACGCGGAGGACAAGTACTTCAACGAAGATTAG